Proteins from a genomic interval of Stomatohabitans albus:
- a CDS encoding lipoate--protein ligase family protein: protein MNEPFAWTITGVERDTGVNLLARSATLLDDPKPLLRWYVPTDATIVLGRGQRAAHEVPGFNQVVRPSGGGAVRLDPGLLSLDVVIPAGHPWTQGRHLADVFIPVGQAWLRALAMLGVPELSLWEGAATATRLGTPEQAALAEVCYASMGRGEIATGNQKLVGLSQRQRRGGALVQCGIAHHWDPSPLIDAMGVHEAQSAIWAAATGIDDVLGRSVDDQSIIDAVNQAFTTK from the coding sequence GTGAACGAACCGTTCGCTTGGACTATCACCGGTGTCGAACGAGACACCGGTGTTAACTTGTTGGCCCGCTCTGCCACACTACTTGATGACCCCAAACCGCTATTGCGGTGGTACGTGCCCACTGATGCAACCATCGTGTTAGGTCGAGGCCAGCGAGCTGCCCATGAAGTACCAGGGTTTAACCAGGTGGTCCGCCCTTCCGGAGGCGGCGCAGTCCGCCTTGACCCTGGGCTGTTGAGTTTGGATGTCGTGATCCCTGCAGGCCATCCCTGGACTCAGGGCCGTCACCTGGCGGATGTCTTTATTCCAGTTGGCCAAGCCTGGCTGCGTGCGTTGGCCATGCTTGGTGTCCCAGAGCTTTCCTTGTGGGAAGGTGCAGCCACTGCTACCCGCCTCGGTACGCCAGAACAAGCTGCCCTGGCTGAAGTGTGCTATGCCTCCATGGGGCGAGGTGAAATTGCAACGGGCAATCAGAAACTCGTTGGCCTCAGCCAACGGCAACGCCGTGGGGGTGCCCTGGTGCAGTGCGGTATTGCCCATCATTGGGATCCCAGCCCCCTTATTGACGCTATGGGTGTTCACGAAGCCCAATCCGCTATTTGGGCAGCGGCAACCGGTATCGATGATGTGCTTGGCCGTTCGGTCGATGACCAGAGCATAATTGATGCTGTAAATCAAGCATTTACTACAAAATAA
- a CDS encoding DUF3467 domain-containing protein, whose protein sequence is MTDTNNPENRPRIVVSVDDDKRFGDYANFVTGSFTPQDFTLDFGQFMTGSAPDEVKVDVVTRVKMSPQLAPRLVQTLQALIEGYNQAHGEEEA, encoded by the coding sequence ATGACTGATACCAATAATCCCGAGAACCGTCCCCGCATCGTTGTCAGTGTTGATGATGACAAGCGCTTTGGGGACTACGCCAACTTTGTTACCGGCTCCTTCACTCCGCAGGACTTCACCTTAGACTTTGGGCAGTTCATGACTGGCTCTGCTCCTGATGAAGTTAAGGTCGACGTGGTCACCCGTGTCAAGATGAGCCCCCAGTTGGCTCCACGTTTGGTACAGACCCTTCAGGCCCTCATTGAGGGCTACAACCAAGCCCACGGCGAAGAAGAAGCCTAA
- a CDS encoding energy-coupling factor ABC transporter ATP-binding protein: MAHQHLSCEHIVVNHGDHQVLNDVSIDISPGKRTAILGANGSGKTTLMRALSGAIKPKSGHVLVDGVPLKYNSKGLNAHRSVVQLVLQNPDDQLFSADVYRDVSFGPVNQGLSEEDARARVEEALALMGVTHLAERPTHQLSYGERKRVACAGAVAMRPCILMLDEPTAGMDPDAVSEMLAALERLEAANTTVAMSTHDLDMILTWADRAIIVLDKQTIVGDPVDLLSDEELINRTRLQIPWPLKLAKRLADAGKVDPSWRPRSLDDVSALLCK, encoded by the coding sequence ATGGCCCATCAACATCTCTCTTGTGAACATATTGTGGTAAATCATGGCGACCATCAAGTACTGAACGACGTATCCATTGATATCTCGCCTGGAAAACGAACCGCCATCCTTGGGGCCAATGGAAGCGGTAAAACAACGTTGATGCGCGCCCTTTCGGGCGCAATTAAACCCAAATCAGGGCATGTCCTCGTTGATGGTGTACCACTCAAATACAACAGCAAGGGATTAAATGCTCACCGCTCTGTGGTGCAACTCGTCCTTCAAAACCCTGATGACCAGCTCTTTAGTGCTGATGTGTATCGAGACGTCAGCTTTGGACCAGTCAACCAGGGTCTATCTGAGGAAGATGCAAGGGCGCGAGTAGAAGAAGCGCTCGCGCTAATGGGCGTAACCCATCTTGCTGAACGTCCTACGCATCAGCTTTCATATGGCGAACGTAAACGTGTCGCTTGTGCCGGTGCCGTAGCAATGCGCCCTTGTATCTTGATGCTTGACGAGCCAACAGCCGGCATGGACCCTGATGCCGTCTCTGAAATGTTGGCCGCACTCGAACGCCTAGAAGCCGCCAATACAACGGTTGCAATGAGTACCCACGACCTAGATATGATCCTGACATGGGCCGATCGCGCAATCATTGTCCTCGACAAACAGACCATTGTGGGTGATCCTGTTGATTTGCTGAGCGACGAAGAATTAATTAATCGGACCAGACTTCAAATACCTTGGCCATTAAAGTTGGCTAAACGGCTCGCCGATGCAGGCAAGGTAGACCCGTCATGGCGCCCACGGTCCTTAGACGACGTCAGTGCCCTACTCTGCAAGTAA
- the cbiQ gene encoding cobalt ECF transporter T component CbiQ translates to MHDHGFDDAAWASPWRRRAVGDKVLLSVGLVLVALVTPAWPTSLLIVLVVMALMLGPGRLHPKMVVLSALAPATFLLIGGIPIAIELGDNPIGTVIASLGPINITKEGLLKAIDVAAHGVSGTMSLMLLAVTTPMVDLLAAMRRIGIPAPAVDISMLMYQMIFGLAGTVATIGEAQAARLGHSTWKRTIHSSSALMGTAFVRSIDSAMRKSEGLAGRGYVNDLTTLGVKLHHSPRFVAASFLLIAVLLAIGLASNYVMAGG, encoded by the coding sequence ATGCATGATCATGGTTTTGATGACGCCGCTTGGGCAAGCCCCTGGCGGCGTCGCGCCGTAGGCGACAAAGTATTGCTCTCAGTAGGCCTGGTATTAGTTGCCTTAGTAACCCCTGCATGGCCAACCAGCTTGCTTATCGTGCTCGTGGTAATGGCCCTGATGCTTGGCCCAGGACGGCTTCATCCCAAGATGGTGGTCCTCAGTGCCCTGGCACCCGCAACATTCCTGTTGATAGGTGGTATTCCAATTGCCATCGAACTTGGGGACAACCCAATAGGAACCGTGATCGCAAGCCTCGGTCCGATCAACATCACGAAAGAAGGGCTGTTGAAAGCCATCGACGTCGCTGCTCACGGGGTATCTGGCACCATGTCGCTCATGCTCTTGGCAGTCACCACCCCAATGGTTGACTTACTTGCGGCAATGCGCCGTATCGGGATTCCTGCTCCAGCAGTAGATATTTCAATGCTGATGTACCAAATGATCTTTGGACTGGCCGGAACAGTAGCCACCATCGGTGAAGCCCAAGCTGCCCGCCTTGGCCATTCCACATGGAAACGCACCATCCATTCCAGTTCGGCATTGATGGGTACTGCATTTGTTCGATCTATTGATTCCGCTATGCGTAAAAGTGAAGGGCTTGCGGGGCGTGGCTATGTCAACGACCTGACCACATTAGGCGTAAAATTACATCATTCACCCCGGTTCGTGGCCGCATCATTCCTGCTCATTGCGGTACTCCTTGCCATAGGATTGGCAAGTAATTATGTCATGGCGGGAGGATAA